In one window of Gossypium arboreum isolate Shixiya-1 chromosome 4, ASM2569848v2, whole genome shotgun sequence DNA:
- the LOC108458007 gene encoding cyclin-dependent kinase B1-2, with protein sequence MEKYEKLEKVGEGTYGKVYKAKDKASGQLVALKKTRLEMDEEGVPPTALREVSLLQMLSQSLYIVRLLCVEHVDTNKNGGSKANLYLVFEYLDTDLKKFIDSHRKGPNPRPLPPSLIQSFLFQLCKGVAHCHSHGVLHRDLKPQNLLLDKEKGILKIADLGLGRAFTVPLKSYTHEIVTLWYRAPEVLLGSTHYSTAVDMWSVGCIFAEMVRRQALFPGDSEFQQLLHIFRLLGTPTEKQWPGVTSLRDWHVYPRWEPQNLERAVPSLSPEGVDLLSKMLKYDPAERISAKAAMDHPYFDSLDKSQF encoded by the exons ATGGAAAAGTACGAGAAGCTGGAGAAGGTAGGGGAGGGTACCTACGGAAAGGTTTACAAGGCCAAAGACAAGGCAAGCGGCCAATTGGTGGCCCTCAAGAAGACTCGTCTTGAGATGGACGAGGAAGGCGTCCCTCCCACTGCTCTCCGTGAGGTCTCCCTCCTCCAAATGCTTTCCCAGTCTCTCTACATTGTTCGTCTCCTTTGCGTCGAGCACGTCGACACCAACAAGAACGGCGGCTCTAAGGCCAATCTCTACTTGGTTTTTGAGTACCTTGATACCGATCTCAAGAAGTTCATCGATTCCCATCGCAAGGGTCCTAACCCCAGGCCCCTTCCTCCTTCCCTCATTCAGTCCTTTCTCTTCCAGCTTTGCAAAGGTGTCGCCCACTGCCACAGCCACGGCGTCCTCCACCGCGATCTCAAGCCCCAGAATCTTCTCCTCGACAAGGAAAAGGGTATCCTCAAAATTGCAGATCTGGGTCTTGGCCGTGCTTTCACTGTTCCTCTCAAAAGCTATACTCATGAGATCGTAACGCTCTGGTACAGGGCCCCTGAGGTTCTGCTTGGCTCTACTCACTACTCCACCGCCGTCGACATGTGGTCTGTTGGATGCATCTTCGCCGAAATGGTTAGAAGGCAAGCATTGTTCCCGGGGGATTCTGAATTCCAGCAATTGCTCCACATTTTCAG GTTACTGGGCACCCCAACTGAGAAGCAATGGCCTGGGGTTACCTCTCTAAGGGATTGGCACGTGTACCCACGGTGGGAGCCTCAGAACTTGGAACGCGCTGTTCCTTCCCTTTCTCCTGAAGGGGTTGATCTCCTCTCT AAGATGCTTAAATATGACCCTGCAGAGAGAATATCAGCAAAAGCAGCTATGGATCATCCTTATTTTGACAGCCTTGATAAGTCCCAATTCTGA
- the LOC108460723 gene encoding transcription factor GTE4-like, with product MCMASGIVVGEGKDVEREKQRYSGSKVYTRKAFKGSKKNNLLNSTVNSSDPNHHHHLHDTTTTITTTSDNNLDNNNKNDNNVGRAALNDTDVTTTAVPNTNDYSNHPVEIPAQPLPLEFGDSAHQQPGPRADTAVSDDCSSLNKQVAVAGALKPSSENQVKINLALRSKQEMAELRRKLVSELDLVRSLVKRIEAKEVQIRVFSNAPVPLNNAVDYGLNRVQPEPALVGISQEPVKKSRPLNQLNISVLENNQGATENLEKEKRTPKANQFYHNSEFLLAKDKFPPAESNKKLKLNGKKQGGGEFTHGFGMGNKLFKNCSSLLERLMKHKHGWVFNSPVDVKGLGLHDYYSVIKHPMDLGTVKTRLSKNWYKSPREFAEDVRLTFQNAMTYNPKGQDVHVMAEQLSKIFEGKWASIEADYIRDMRLAVEYEVSLRMPTPRKAHSMLPPPLDTRRILDRSESMTRPVDPRPKLIATTPLGRTPAPKKPKAKDPYKRDMTYEEKQKLSTNLQSLPSEKLDNIVQIIKKRNSAVLQHDEEIEVDIDSVDTETLWELDRFVTNYKKSLSKNKRKAELSIQARAEAAQTVPEKLQTMAPVLVEVPKQNTTNEQNISRLLVEEEKQGDAANRSSSSSSSSSDSGSSSSDSDSESSSASGSDAGHSPRA from the exons atgtgtatggcttCGGGGATAGTAGTTGGAGAAGGAAAAGATGTTGAGAGAGAGAAACAGAGGTACAGTGGGAGCAAGGTTTATACCAGGAAAGCGTTCAAGGGTTCCAAGAaaaacaatcttctcaactccACTGTTAACAGTAGCGACCccaaccaccaccaccacctccacgACACCACCACCACTATCACCACCACCTCTGACAACAACCtcgacaacaacaacaaaaatgacAACAACGTGGGTAGGGCTGCTTTGAACGACACTGATGTCACCACAACAGCTGTCCCTAACACCAACGACTACAGCAACCACCCTGTTGAAATACCTGCTCAGCCTCTTCCTTTGGAGTTTGGGGATTCAGCTCACCAACAGCCTGGCCCTCGTGCGGATACTGCTGTGTCTGATGACTGTTCAAGCCTTAATAAGCAGGTGGCTGTTGCCGGAGCATTGAAGCCTAGTTCCGAGAACCAGGTGAAGATCAATTTGGCTTTAAGGTCAAAGCAGGAGATGGCGGAACTGAGGAGGAAGTTGGTAAGTGAGCTTGATTTGGTGAGGAGTTTGGTGAAGAGGATTGAAGCTAAAGAAGTGCAAATAAGGGTGTTTAGTAATGCCCCTGTTCCTTTGAATAATGCtgttgattatggtttgaatagGGTTCAACCAGAGCCGGCCTTGGTAGGCATCTCTCAGGAACCTGTTAAGAAATCAAGGCCTTTGAATCAGTTGAATATTTCTGTCTTGGAAAATAATCAGGGTGCAACTGAAAATTTGGAGAAGGAGAAAAGGACGCCTAAGGCaaatcagttttatcataattctGAGTTTTTGCTTGCAAAAGATAAGTTTCCTCCAGCTGAGAGTAACAAGAAGTTGAAATTAAACGGGAAGAAGCAAGGTGGAGGTGAATTCACACATGGGTTTGGCATGGGTAATAAGTTATTTAAGAACTGTAGTTCTTTGCTTGAAAGACTAATGAAGCACAAGCATGGTTGGGTCTTTAATTCTCCTGTTGATGTCAAAGGTCTTGGTTTGCATGATTACTATAGTGTCATTAAGCATCCCATGGATTTGGGCACTGTGAAAACAAGGCTTAGCAAAAACTGGTACAAGTCTCCTAGAGAGTTTGCAGAGGATGTGAGATTGACGTTTCAGAATGCCATGACATATAATCCTAAGGGACAAGATGTTCATGTAATGGCAGAGCAGTTATCAAAGATATTTGAGGGCAAATGGGCTTCTATAGAGGCAGACTATATTCGAGATATGAGACTTGCAGTAGAATATGAAGTGAGTCTACGTATGCCAACACCAAGAAAGGCACATTCAATGCTACCACCTCCGCTTGATACAAGAAGGATCTTGGATAGATCAGAGTCAATGACACGCCCTGTTGATCCAAGACCAAAACTAATTGCTACTACTCCTTTGGGTAGGACTCCTGCTCCAAAAAAGCCTAAAGCGAAGGATCCTTACAAGagggatatgacttatgaagagaaGCAGAAGCTTAGCACTAACCTTCAAAGTTTGCCTTCAGAGAAGCTGGACAACATTGTACAGATTATTAAGAAAAGGAATTCAGCCGTCCTTCAACATGATGAAGAAATAGAAGTAGACATTGACAGTGTGGATACCGAGACTCTTTGGGAGCTGGATAGATTTGTTACCAACTACAAGAAAAGTTTGAGCAAAAACAAGAGAAAGGCTGAACTTTCCATTCAAGCCAGAGCAGAAGCTGCGCAGACTGTACCTGagaaa TTGCAGACTATGGCTCCTGTTTTGGTGGAAGTGCCCAAGCAAAACACAACTA ATGAACAGAATATTTCCAGATTACTTGTTGAAGAAGAAAAACAGGGAGATGCTGCTAATAGGTCGAGTAGTTCAAGTAGCTCTAGCAGTGATTCTGGGTCTTCTTCAAGTG ACTCTGATAGTGAAAGTTCCTCGGCCTCTGGATCTGATGCTGGACATTCACCTAGAGCTTGA